From Schaalia sp. ZJ405, one genomic window encodes:
- the acnA gene encoding aconitate hydratase AcnA gives MTSLNSFGARSELTVDAKKYTYFRLDAVEGLNTLPYSLKVLAENLLRTEDGANVTAEQITALANWDPPAQPNTEIQFTPARVVMQDFTGVPCIVDLATMREAVADLGGDPTRINPLAPAEMVIDHSVQIDSFGLTQSLEVNKEREYERNAERYQFLRWGQGAFENFRVVPPGTGIVHQVNIEYLARTVFTETTEDGTVLAYPDTCVGTDSHTTMVNGLGVLGWGVGGIEAEAAMLGQPVSMLIPRVVGFKLTGSIPAGATATDVVLTITQMLRQHGVVGKFVEFYGESVGEVPLANRATIGNMSPEFGSTAAIFPIDNVTLDYLRLTGRSEESIRVVEEYAKAQGLWHDPSREAQYSEYLELDLSTVVPSIAGPKRPQDRIELTRAKESFREALPTYAPGESGDGRAHKVTPVTLADGTQTTLDHGAVAIASITSCTNTSNPSVMVAAGILARNAVARGLTTKPWVKTSTAPGSQVVTEYYEKAGLWPALNALGFNVVGYGCTTCIGNSGPLPAEVSQVVNDADLAVVSVLSGNRNFEGRINPDVKMNYLASPPLVIAYALAGTMDFDFDTEPLGQDPEGNDVFLADIWPDADEVQATIDQTIDREMYTTGYANVFAGDERWQGLDTPDGDIFAWDDASTYVRKPPYFDGMGLDPEPVSDIHGARVLLKLGDSVTTDHISPAGAFKEDTPAGRYLREHGVVRKDFNSYGSRRGNHEVMIRGTFANIRIRNEMVPGVEGGFTKDFTQEGAPTVAVYDAAQASLKAGVPLVVLGGKEYGSGSSRDWAAKGTSLLGVRAVITESFERIHRSNLIGMGVLPLQFPEGETRDTLGLTGDEVFDITGIEELNEGRTPRTVHVTATRQGAEPIEFDAVVRIDTPGEADYYRNGGILQYVLRNLARK, from the coding sequence GCAGAAAACCTCCTGCGTACAGAAGACGGCGCCAATGTCACCGCCGAGCAGATCACCGCATTGGCGAACTGGGACCCCCCCGCCCAACCAAACACAGAAATCCAATTCACCCCCGCACGCGTCGTCATGCAAGACTTCACGGGCGTGCCCTGCATCGTTGATCTCGCGACCATGCGTGAGGCCGTTGCCGACCTCGGCGGCGACCCTACGCGGATTAACCCGCTCGCCCCGGCAGAAATGGTCATCGACCACTCCGTGCAGATCGACTCCTTTGGACTCACCCAGTCCTTGGAAGTCAATAAAGAACGCGAATACGAACGTAACGCCGAGCGCTACCAATTCCTGCGCTGGGGACAAGGAGCTTTCGAGAACTTCCGGGTTGTTCCCCCGGGCACCGGAATCGTTCACCAGGTCAACATCGAATACCTGGCTCGCACGGTCTTCACCGAAACGACTGAAGACGGAACCGTCCTGGCATACCCCGACACCTGCGTGGGTACCGACTCACACACAACAATGGTCAACGGCCTTGGCGTGCTCGGATGGGGAGTCGGAGGAATCGAGGCCGAAGCCGCAATGCTTGGCCAACCTGTTTCCATGCTGATTCCCCGGGTCGTCGGCTTCAAGCTCACCGGATCAATCCCCGCGGGCGCAACCGCAACAGACGTTGTCCTGACAATCACTCAGATGCTTCGCCAGCACGGAGTTGTTGGAAAGTTCGTTGAATTCTACGGTGAGAGCGTTGGCGAAGTGCCCCTGGCAAACCGCGCAACAATCGGCAACATGAGCCCCGAATTCGGCTCCACCGCGGCAATTTTCCCCATCGACAATGTCACGTTGGACTACCTGCGCCTCACCGGTCGTTCCGAAGAATCGATCCGCGTTGTCGAGGAGTACGCCAAGGCGCAAGGGCTCTGGCATGATCCGTCGCGCGAAGCCCAGTACTCGGAGTACCTCGAACTTGACCTGTCAACGGTTGTGCCGTCAATTGCCGGCCCCAAGCGCCCCCAGGACCGTATCGAACTCACGCGCGCGAAAGAATCCTTCCGTGAGGCCCTCCCAACGTATGCGCCGGGAGAATCAGGCGATGGTCGTGCACACAAAGTCACCCCTGTGACCCTTGCAGATGGAACCCAGACGACGCTTGACCACGGAGCCGTCGCCATTGCCTCAATTACCTCGTGTACGAACACATCGAATCCCTCGGTCATGGTTGCCGCCGGAATCCTCGCGCGCAACGCCGTTGCTCGCGGACTGACAACGAAACCGTGGGTGAAAACATCAACGGCACCCGGCTCTCAGGTCGTCACCGAATACTACGAGAAAGCCGGGCTGTGGCCGGCGCTGAACGCACTGGGCTTTAACGTCGTCGGATATGGGTGCACAACGTGCATCGGCAACTCCGGCCCTCTGCCCGCCGAAGTGTCCCAAGTGGTCAACGACGCTGATCTGGCAGTTGTCTCCGTCCTTTCTGGCAACAGAAACTTCGAGGGCCGGATCAATCCCGACGTCAAAATGAACTACCTTGCCTCGCCGCCCCTGGTCATTGCCTATGCCCTGGCCGGCACGATGGATTTCGATTTTGACACCGAACCCCTGGGACAAGACCCCGAAGGCAACGATGTTTTCCTTGCCGATATCTGGCCCGACGCTGACGAAGTTCAAGCAACGATCGATCAGACGATTGACCGGGAGATGTACACAACGGGATACGCCAATGTCTTCGCCGGTGATGAACGCTGGCAGGGCCTCGACACCCCCGACGGTGACATCTTTGCGTGGGATGACGCCTCAACCTACGTCCGCAAACCCCCATACTTCGACGGAATGGGCCTCGACCCCGAACCCGTCAGCGACATTCACGGGGCGCGTGTGCTGCTCAAGCTCGGTGACTCGGTGACCACAGACCACATTTCCCCTGCGGGAGCGTTCAAGGAAGACACACCTGCTGGACGTTACCTCCGTGAGCACGGCGTGGTTCGCAAGGACTTCAACTCCTACGGGTCCCGACGCGGAAACCACGAGGTGATGATCCGCGGAACATTCGCAAATATCCGTATCCGCAACGAAATGGTTCCCGGAGTTGAGGGCGGATTCACGAAAGACTTCACGCAGGAAGGTGCTCCAACTGTTGCGGTCTACGACGCGGCACAGGCATCCCTGAAAGCCGGGGTTCCGTTGGTTGTCCTCGGTGGGAAAGAATACGGTTCGGGGTCCTCGCGTGACTGGGCAGCAAAGGGCACGTCGCTTCTGGGTGTCCGCGCTGTTATCACCGAGTCCTTTGAGCGTATTCACCGATCAAATCTCATCGGAATGGGAGTTCTTCCTCTGCAATTCCCCGAGGGAGAAACCCGCGATACTCTCGGCCTGACGGGAGATGAGGTTTTCGACATCACCGGTATTGAGGAACTCAACGAGGGACGCACCCCGCGCACCGTTCATGTGACGGCGACGCGTCAAGGCGCAGAGCCCATCGAATTTGACGCTGTCGTGCGGATCGATACCCCCGGTGAGGCTGACTACTACCGCAACGGAGGGATCCTCCAGTACGTGTTGCGTAACCTCGCGCGCAAGTAA
- the pknB gene encoding Stk1 family PASTA domain-containing Ser/Thr kinase has translation MVIDNRYTIDARIARGGMATVYLAHDQRLDRPVALKVMHPYLAESVDFVQRFRREARAAARILHPGVVSVYDQGVIHGQGYLVMELVDGTTLRSLLTAQGTFTVEQALRYTCDVLEALRAAHRVGVIHRDIKPENVLVPTEGTVKVTDFGLARAASEVSMSTTGSMLGTVAYVAPEVASSNTADARTDLYAAGIMLVEMITGRIPWAGESPLQIAHHHVSDDVPLPSAEVDWLPREIDDLVAALTARDPNERLGSAQDAIDATQRVIAAIPDDIAQRRADRPESTMPSTGTKTTAIVVDTLTANLPAQIQTTSQAVVHASGATSAVATEGKGRRRRAPKIIAALIILIIVASLGGWWWWSEYGPGSYLTMPETTGRSTTAVQSDLQAMGLGVVIEEEFSDDVPKGKIITSDPEGGAPVHKRADVRLVSSKGVDMKVVPDVVGQTRQQATTALTDAGLVLGNVAEEYSEDVKSGHVISQKVKAKSSVPHDTSIDIVLSKGREPIGVPKIVGTEASAAKKTLEDLGLVASSSEAFSDTVPEGTIISQEPEAATTLHRGDTVSYVVSKGPELVTVPNVVGKQRDEAISILEAAGLKVEVHNVLGGVFGTSRYTDPDAGTSVRKGSTIALYVV, from the coding sequence ATGGTCATTGACAACCGATATACGATCGACGCACGTATTGCACGTGGCGGAATGGCAACGGTTTACCTCGCTCACGATCAACGCCTCGATCGTCCCGTCGCTCTCAAAGTCATGCATCCCTACCTTGCGGAATCCGTTGATTTCGTTCAGCGTTTCCGGCGGGAGGCGCGGGCAGCCGCACGAATCCTTCACCCGGGAGTTGTCTCCGTTTATGACCAAGGAGTCATTCACGGGCAGGGGTATCTTGTCATGGAGCTTGTTGATGGGACAACGCTGCGCTCGCTGTTAACTGCACAAGGCACTTTCACCGTTGAACAGGCCCTGAGATACACCTGTGATGTCCTCGAAGCGCTCCGAGCTGCTCATCGCGTTGGGGTTATTCACCGGGATATCAAGCCCGAAAATGTTCTCGTCCCCACGGAAGGGACCGTCAAGGTCACAGACTTCGGGCTTGCTCGCGCCGCATCCGAGGTGTCGATGTCAACGACCGGGTCAATGCTGGGAACCGTTGCCTACGTCGCCCCAGAAGTTGCTTCCTCAAACACCGCGGATGCCCGTACCGACCTGTATGCCGCGGGGATCATGCTCGTCGAAATGATCACGGGACGTATTCCGTGGGCTGGTGAAAGTCCTCTCCAGATCGCACATCATCATGTCAGCGACGACGTTCCCCTACCGTCAGCTGAAGTGGATTGGCTGCCACGGGAAATCGACGACCTCGTTGCCGCCCTCACAGCCCGTGATCCCAACGAGCGCCTGGGCAGTGCTCAAGATGCTATCGACGCAACGCAGCGTGTCATCGCAGCGATTCCTGATGACATCGCCCAGCGCCGGGCCGACCGACCCGAGTCCACGATGCCATCGACCGGCACGAAAACCACAGCGATTGTTGTCGACACCCTCACGGCAAACTTGCCGGCTCAGATCCAGACGACCTCGCAAGCCGTTGTTCATGCTTCGGGGGCCACGTCCGCCGTTGCCACTGAGGGCAAGGGACGCCGCCGGCGGGCACCGAAGATCATCGCAGCCCTGATCATCCTCATCATCGTTGCCAGCCTCGGGGGCTGGTGGTGGTGGTCCGAATACGGACCCGGTTCCTACTTGACGATGCCCGAAACAACGGGGCGTTCAACCACTGCCGTGCAGTCAGATCTTCAAGCTATGGGGCTCGGAGTTGTCATCGAAGAGGAGTTCTCCGATGACGTTCCCAAAGGAAAGATCATCACCTCTGACCCTGAGGGAGGAGCACCCGTTCATAAGCGGGCCGACGTCCGGCTTGTGTCATCCAAAGGCGTCGACATGAAAGTGGTTCCCGATGTTGTCGGTCAGACCCGCCAGCAGGCAACAACCGCGCTCACCGATGCGGGATTAGTCCTCGGCAACGTCGCTGAGGAATACTCAGAGGACGTGAAATCTGGACACGTCATTTCCCAGAAGGTGAAGGCGAAGTCCTCTGTCCCCCATGACACGTCGATCGATATCGTCCTCTCGAAGGGCCGTGAGCCAATCGGGGTTCCCAAGATCGTTGGAACCGAAGCCTCCGCTGCGAAGAAGACCCTTGAGGATCTGGGGCTCGTGGCTTCCTCCTCGGAGGCTTTTTCCGACACGGTCCCCGAGGGAACGATCATCAGTCAGGAACCTGAGGCCGCAACAACGCTCCACCGGGGAGACACCGTGTCCTACGTTGTCTCCAAGGGCCCCGAACTGGTCACTGTTCCCAACGTTGTCGGTAAACAGCGCGACGAGGCAATCTCAATTCTCGAAGCCGCCGGACTCAAAGTTGAAGTTCACAACGTTCTCGGAGGGGTTTTCGGCACCTCTCGTTACACGGATCCAGATGCGGGGACCTCGGTGAGGAAAGGCTCAACGATCGCTCTGTACGTCGTCTAA
- a CDS encoding Rv2175c family DNA-binding protein, whose protein sequence is MCESSSFLSYEEVARKLGIEPRRIKQLIRDRQLFSVINEDGDRVIPAEIIVKGENGWEPLFDLPGTLTLLSDDGFTQEEAVAWLYSVQDELGERPIDALVAGRHHRVNAIASTLAF, encoded by the coding sequence ATGTGTGAATCGTCTTCGTTCCTGTCCTATGAAGAAGTTGCCCGCAAACTGGGGATCGAACCCAGACGCATCAAGCAGCTGATTCGTGATCGTCAGCTTTTCTCCGTCATTAACGAGGACGGAGACCGCGTGATCCCAGCGGAAATCATCGTCAAGGGGGAGAATGGCTGGGAACCCCTTTTCGATCTCCCCGGCACTCTCACTCTGCTGTCCGACGATGGTTTCACCCAAGAAGAGGCCGTTGCCTGGCTGTACTCAGTGCAGGACGAACTCGGTGAACGTCCCATCGATGCGCTTGTTGCGGGGCGTCATCATCGGGTGAATGCCATCGCCTCAACGCTTGCCTTCTAA
- a CDS encoding polyprenyl synthetase family protein, translating into MTALRERFATQATLIDSATHCALDQTIRSLPTGVVDADFADSVRAAISGGKKFRGLLAFLGASLAEDEDDDARLVEVNNLAAALELYQASALVHDDIIDHAFTRRGAATTHQRLAGTHRNNGWVGSAEEFGQSGAILVGDFLFSAAERALHAQCRSLRPTHAQRLMDRFTTMHAEVAAGQFLDLRSEQLPLNPEDSFAISAQEARRVIVHKSARYSIVHPAALGALAAGASDSAVSLMDSILTPWGIAFQLRDDVLGVFGDPSVTGKPSGDDLREGKRTVLLALTWAKAPVRARGVLVNVLGNAQANATDISLAQEVVATYGQADHEREIAALVDEGDRLLDAADLCESITEDLHDLAQILTDRVK; encoded by the coding sequence ATGACTGCCCTTCGCGAACGCTTCGCCACCCAAGCCACGCTCATCGATTCAGCAACTCACTGTGCCCTTGATCAGACCATTCGTTCGCTCCCCACGGGAGTTGTCGATGCCGATTTCGCTGACTCGGTGCGCGCGGCAATCAGCGGAGGAAAGAAGTTCCGCGGGCTCCTGGCCTTTCTCGGAGCATCTCTTGCCGAGGACGAGGACGACGACGCTCGCTTGGTAGAGGTGAATAATCTCGCAGCGGCACTTGAGCTGTATCAGGCTTCCGCATTAGTTCACGACGACATCATCGATCACGCGTTCACACGACGAGGCGCCGCAACAACTCACCAACGGCTCGCGGGCACGCACCGAAACAACGGATGGGTTGGTTCAGCCGAGGAATTCGGACAGTCCGGGGCAATCCTCGTGGGCGATTTCCTCTTTTCCGCCGCTGAGCGCGCACTGCACGCACAGTGTCGCAGTCTTCGACCAACACATGCACAGCGTCTCATGGATCGCTTCACCACGATGCATGCGGAAGTTGCTGCCGGGCAGTTCCTTGATCTGCGCTCCGAGCAGCTCCCCCTCAACCCCGAAGATTCCTTCGCAATATCAGCGCAGGAAGCCCGTCGAGTCATTGTTCATAAGTCTGCGCGCTACTCGATCGTGCATCCAGCTGCTCTGGGTGCGCTTGCCGCGGGAGCTTCCGACTCGGCGGTCTCCCTCATGGATTCCATCCTCACTCCCTGGGGGATTGCCTTCCAACTACGTGACGATGTGCTCGGAGTCTTTGGGGATCCCTCCGTCACCGGAAAACCCTCCGGCGATGATCTGCGCGAAGGAAAACGCACGGTGCTCTTGGCCCTCACCTGGGCCAAAGCCCCGGTGAGGGCCAGAGGCGTCCTCGTCAATGTCCTAGGAAATGCCCAGGCGAACGCCACCGACATCTCCTTAGCGCAAGAAGTTGTGGCGACCTATGGGCAAGCCGACCATGAGCGTGAAATCGCTGCACTCGTTGATGAGGGAGACAGGCTCCTCGACGCCGCGGACCTCTGTGAATCAATCACTGAGGATCTGCATGACCTGGCACAGATCCTCACCGACCGAGTCAAGTAG
- a CDS encoding RNA polymerase sigma factor, producing the protein MTKETAKKTQAKAGAKAPASARKTTPSRARKTAQSDADTAAVKSSATKKSSTATKTSAKSSARTSQKKADEVKTSTASKGRTAQSRTLTKATKSADAAPTTDQAASSSDSAQSSPTKKTATRQTATKKKAAPAKKTAAAKKTASAKKAASPKKSSTAKTAAEPEAKAAKTKESSSATKTASSKKSSTAKKTASASAKKPRTSRARAAEKAAPTEETERPILEADEDIEQEDLDLVEEDLDDTDVDVADENDPSDEGDDDAEDGDDDPSKAEEGAALRERTSSGIQVKGSFVVSDSDETDEPVQQVTVAGATTDPVKDYLKQIGKVSLLNAEQEVDLARRIEAGLYAEYKLKNEADQMTSKERRELHFLAQDGQQAKNHLLEANLRLVVSLAKRYTGRGMQFLDLIQEGNLGLIRAVEKFDYTKGYKFSTYATWWIRQAITRAMADQARTIRIPVHMVEVINKLARVQRQMLQDLGREPTPEELAKELDMTAEKVVEVQKYGREPISLHTPLGEDGDSEFGDLIEDSEAIVPADAVSFTLLQEQLHHVLDTLSEREAGVVSMRFGLGDGQPKTLDEIGKVYGVTRERIRQIESKTMSKLRHPSRSQVLRDYLD; encoded by the coding sequence GTGACAAAAGAAACCGCGAAAAAGACTCAAGCGAAGGCAGGCGCGAAAGCCCCTGCGTCCGCCCGGAAGACCACGCCATCTCGTGCACGCAAAACAGCGCAGAGTGACGCGGACACAGCGGCGGTGAAGAGTTCTGCCACGAAGAAGTCCTCCACGGCAACGAAGACCTCTGCGAAGTCTTCTGCACGCACCTCGCAGAAGAAAGCCGATGAGGTGAAGACGTCGACCGCGTCGAAGGGCCGCACAGCACAGAGCCGGACCTTGACGAAGGCAACGAAGTCAGCAGACGCTGCACCGACGACAGATCAGGCCGCGAGCAGCTCCGACTCGGCGCAGTCATCGCCCACGAAGAAGACGGCTACTCGTCAGACGGCAACGAAGAAGAAGGCAGCTCCGGCGAAGAAGACCGCTGCAGCAAAGAAGACTGCGTCAGCAAAGAAAGCGGCTTCACCAAAGAAGTCATCGACGGCGAAGACGGCGGCGGAGCCCGAGGCGAAGGCTGCGAAGACGAAGGAAAGCTCGTCAGCAACAAAGACGGCGTCATCAAAGAAATCGTCGACGGCGAAGAAGACTGCCTCAGCTTCAGCGAAGAAACCCCGGACCTCGCGTGCGCGGGCAGCAGAAAAGGCTGCGCCAACAGAGGAAACGGAACGTCCGATCCTCGAGGCAGATGAGGATATCGAACAGGAAGACCTCGACCTCGTCGAAGAAGATCTTGACGATACGGATGTCGATGTGGCCGACGAGAACGACCCGTCCGACGAGGGAGACGATGACGCAGAAGACGGCGACGATGACCCGTCTAAGGCTGAAGAAGGTGCCGCGCTGCGTGAACGGACGTCCTCGGGAATCCAGGTAAAAGGCAGCTTCGTTGTTTCCGATTCCGATGAAACCGACGAACCTGTTCAGCAGGTGACGGTTGCAGGAGCCACCACGGACCCTGTGAAGGATTACCTCAAGCAGATCGGCAAGGTGTCCCTGCTCAATGCGGAACAAGAGGTCGATCTTGCCCGTCGCATCGAGGCGGGTCTTTACGCTGAGTACAAGCTGAAGAACGAGGCCGACCAGATGACCTCGAAGGAGCGACGGGAACTCCATTTCCTCGCTCAAGACGGCCAACAGGCGAAGAATCACCTGCTTGAAGCGAACCTGCGTCTTGTTGTGTCGCTTGCTAAGCGCTACACGGGACGAGGGATGCAGTTCCTTGACCTCATTCAGGAAGGGAACCTCGGGCTCATTCGTGCGGTCGAAAAATTTGACTACACGAAGGGATATAAGTTCTCAACGTACGCAACCTGGTGGATCCGTCAGGCAATTACCCGCGCTATGGCAGACCAGGCGCGCACGATCCGCATCCCGGTTCACATGGTCGAAGTCATTAACAAGCTCGCGCGCGTTCAACGTCAGATGCTTCAAGATCTGGGACGCGAACCCACGCCCGAGGAGCTTGCAAAGGAACTCGACATGACAGCCGAGAAGGTTGTCGAGGTTCAGAAGTACGGCAGAGAACCGATTTCCCTGCACACTCCTCTGGGAGAAGACGGCGATTCGGAATTCGGTGACCTCATCGAAGATTCCGAAGCAATCGTCCCCGCGGATGCCGTGTCCTTCACTTTGCTTCAAGAGCAGCTCCACCATGTTCTTGACACGCTGTCTGAACGTGAAGCGGGTGTTGTGTCGATGCGCTTTGGTCTGGGTGATGGTCAACCCAAGACCCTCGATGAAATCGGCAAAGTGTACGGCGTAACCCGCGAGAGGATTCGTCAGATCGAGTCGAAGACGATGTCGAAACTTCGCCACCCGTCACGTTCGCAGGTACTGCGCGACTATCTCGACTGA
- the ftsY gene encoding signal recognition particle-docking protein FtsY yields MDSLIRFFQEPLGIGLLFLAAVVVVGLVIALIATKRSSKPEPHIEQAEEQIPPAVQTDDGASADEESPVEPRAGPTPQEAAPDSEREIPESVPSRLQRLRARLAGSGVVGRAILDIFARGDLRATDWEEIEDSLLMADLGLEATDSLMEALKRRVAVEGTTDRDAVRQILSQELLRLIDPSMDRSLNLHPSQVDGKTIPSTVLMVGVNGTGKTTTVGKLARVLVAEDRKVLLGAADTFRAAAADQLETWGTRVGVDVVRSDREGADPASVAFEAVRRGIDEGVDVVLVDTAGRLQTKSTLMDELGKVKRVMEKQAPVSEVLLVLDATTGQNGMKQAEVFAQAVGVTGIVLTKLDGSAKGGIVVSVQKELGVPVKFVGLGEGADDFAPFDPQGFVDALLDS; encoded by the coding sequence ATGGACTCTCTTATTCGTTTCTTCCAGGAACCGCTGGGAATCGGGCTTCTTTTCCTCGCAGCAGTTGTCGTTGTTGGCCTCGTGATCGCTCTGATCGCCACGAAGCGTTCATCGAAGCCCGAACCGCACATTGAACAGGCAGAGGAACAGATCCCACCGGCTGTCCAAACAGACGATGGAGCATCCGCGGATGAGGAATCCCCGGTGGAACCGCGCGCCGGACCAACACCGCAGGAGGCGGCGCCTGACAGCGAACGTGAGATTCCTGAATCCGTCCCGTCGAGGCTTCAGCGACTGCGTGCACGTCTTGCCGGCTCCGGGGTTGTTGGCCGTGCAATTCTCGACATTTTTGCGCGCGGAGATCTGCGTGCAACCGACTGGGAAGAAATCGAAGACTCCCTGCTCATGGCTGATCTGGGGCTCGAAGCCACGGACTCGCTCATGGAGGCACTCAAACGACGCGTAGCCGTCGAAGGAACAACGGATCGTGACGCAGTTCGTCAGATTCTTTCCCAAGAGCTTCTTCGTCTCATCGATCCGTCGATGGATCGATCACTCAACCTTCACCCATCACAGGTCGATGGGAAGACCATTCCCTCCACCGTGCTCATGGTTGGTGTCAACGGCACCGGAAAAACAACGACGGTAGGCAAACTCGCGCGCGTCCTCGTTGCCGAGGACCGAAAGGTTCTTCTGGGAGCAGCAGACACATTCCGCGCCGCCGCTGCTGATCAGCTCGAAACCTGGGGCACTCGCGTTGGTGTTGACGTTGTGCGTTCAGACCGTGAAGGAGCAGACCCGGCGTCCGTTGCTTTCGAGGCGGTCCGTCGCGGAATCGACGAGGGCGTTGATGTTGTTCTCGTTGACACTGCGGGTCGTCTTCAGACGAAGTCGACGCTCATGGACGAGCTAGGCAAGGTCAAGCGCGTCATGGAGAAGCAGGCTCCCGTCTCCGAAGTGCTCCTCGTGCTCGATGCGACAACGGGGCAAAACGGGATGAAACAGGCGGAGGTTTTCGCTCAGGCTGTGGGAGTGACGGGAATTGTTCTGACGAAGCTCGACGGCTCCGCAAAGGGCGGAATCGTTGTGTCCGTTCAGAAAGAACTCGGGGTTCCCGTGAAGTTCGTTGGCCTGGGTGAGGGGGCAGACGACTTCGCTCCCTTTGATCCCCAGGGCTTCGTCGATGCCCTTCTCGACAGCTGA
- the ffh gene encoding signal recognition particle protein, with the protein MFGSLSDRLTESFRQLRSRGVLSESDVDRSISEIRRALIDADVALPVVRQFTTAVREKAYGAARSQALNPGQQVVRIVHDELVEILGGQTRELNFADRGPTVFMLAGLQGAGKTTLAGKLGKWLREEGKSVLLVASDLQRPNAVGQLEIVGERAGVEVWAPEPGNGIGDPVAVARSGLDHAIRHGINVVIVDTAGRLGVDAEMMEQAIAIRDAVHPHEIMFVLDAMVGQDAVQTSTAFRDGVGFTGVVLSKLDGDARGGAALSVRGVTGAPILFASTGEGLDDFERFHADRMAGRILDMGDVLTLIEQAEKKMDAEEAEKVAQKAMSGQLTLTDFLSQLQQIRKLGSMKKMLSMIPGAAQIRDQIENFDEREVNRVEAIVRSMTPAERNDVSILNGSRRARIARGSGTTVADVNSLVKRFEAARDMMGQMGQGMGMPGLGQMPGRGGKAKQKANARKAKAERARIKKKARSGNPAKRRQQELEAMLPRDQRGGNAAASQGSSFGVSTPTQTPAARPTMDDLPDDVKRMLKGLS; encoded by the coding sequence ATGTTCGGGAGCCTTTCCGATCGTTTGACTGAGTCTTTCCGACAACTGCGTTCGCGCGGTGTCCTGTCGGAATCAGATGTTGACCGTTCAATTTCAGAGATTCGTCGCGCCCTCATCGACGCCGATGTTGCGCTGCCTGTTGTCCGGCAGTTCACGACCGCGGTGCGGGAAAAAGCCTACGGTGCAGCTCGGTCTCAGGCGCTCAATCCCGGCCAGCAGGTTGTGAGGATCGTCCACGATGAGCTGGTTGAAATCCTCGGTGGACAGACCCGGGAACTCAACTTCGCTGACCGTGGCCCCACGGTCTTCATGCTCGCAGGTCTTCAAGGTGCGGGTAAGACCACGCTGGCTGGAAAACTGGGAAAGTGGCTGCGCGAGGAAGGTAAATCCGTTCTCCTCGTAGCCTCTGACCTTCAACGACCCAACGCCGTTGGACAGCTGGAAATCGTCGGTGAACGCGCTGGAGTTGAGGTCTGGGCTCCCGAACCTGGTAACGGCATCGGCGATCCGGTTGCGGTTGCCCGTTCCGGTCTTGACCACGCGATCCGTCACGGCATCAATGTGGTCATCGTCGACACCGCAGGTCGTCTCGGCGTTGACGCGGAAATGATGGAGCAGGCGATCGCAATTCGCGACGCAGTCCACCCGCACGAAATCATGTTCGTCCTCGACGCAATGGTTGGTCAGGACGCCGTCCAAACATCAACGGCATTTCGTGATGGAGTAGGGTTCACCGGCGTTGTCCTGTCAAAACTTGACGGCGACGCACGCGGCGGTGCTGCCCTGTCGGTTAGAGGGGTCACCGGCGCTCCGATCCTCTTTGCGTCCACGGGTGAGGGGCTCGACGACTTTGAGCGTTTCCATGCCGACCGCATGGCAGGCCGAATCCTTGACATGGGAGACGTCCTGACGCTCATTGAGCAGGCCGAGAAGAAAATGGACGCCGAAGAGGCCGAGAAGGTCGCGCAAAAGGCGATGTCCGGTCAGCTCACGCTCACTGATTTCCTCTCCCAGCTCCAACAAATTCGCAAGCTGGGATCGATGAAGAAGATGCTGTCCATGATCCCCGGGGCTGCGCAGATTCGCGATCAGATTGAGAACTTCGATGAACGCGAAGTCAATCGTGTTGAAGCAATCGTCAGGTCGATGACGCCGGCAGAACGCAACGACGTGTCAATCCTTAACGGTTCACGTCGTGCGCGTATCGCCCGCGGTTCAGGCACCACCGTTGCCGACGTCAATTCCCTCGTCAAGCGCTTCGAGGCAGCGCGCGACATGATGGGCCAGATGGGTCAGGGAATGGGGATGCCGGGACTTGGCCAGATGCCCGGCCGCGGCGGAAAAGCCAAACAAAAGGCGAATGCCCGCAAGGCGAAAGCGGAGCGCGCACGTATTAAGAAGAAAGCACGGTCCGGTAATCCCGCGAAACGTCGCCAACAAGAACTTGAGGCCATGCTGCCGCGCGACCAACGCGGAGGCAATGCAGCAGCCTCGCAGGGATCATCTTTCGGTGTGTCAACGCCCACGCAAACCCCCGCGGCTCGGCCAACGATGGATGACCTTCCCGACGATGTCAAGAGAATGCTCAAGGGACTGTCGTGA